The genome window CACCTGGCGTGCAGTCCCCTTTCATACCTGTAGAAGTCGTCCAGGCAGTACACCTCATTCTGACTGTCCAGGGCAAAGCTCTCGTCCCCGATGCACCGGGCGCAGGTCACACACGTGAAGCAGGAGGGGTGGAAGGCCTGGCCCAGGGCCCGGATGATGTGTTCCCGGACAACCTCGCCACACTTGCCACACTTCTCCAGAGTGTCCTGGGTCAGAAGGCCACCAGCTCAGAGCCAGCCCGTGGGTGTGCCCCCTCCAAGCCACCAGGGGCACTGGACCAGCTACCCACAGGGGCCCAGGAGGCAGAGGTACAGAGAGGTGTGCACATTCATGCAACCGGAACCCTAACTACTACCCCTAAACCTCCACGTTGCTTGGAGGGGATCAAGTCTGGCCCTGTATCCCTGGTTTACAGTGAGAAATCCTGCCATGAAGCTATGGCGGCATCTTTTTTTTTGTGATTAGGAAATGCTCAAGGACAGGGTCCATGAGGGTCCACAGGAAAAATTTCCCCAAAGCTTCAGAATCAGTAAAAGGCATTCCCAGAGGAACTGTCATGCTTTTTATCTTACGGATGATAAATCTTGAAACTTATCATTTTCCATTTGGCTACCTGGAAGTTTACAGTCCGATTTCATGCTCCACTTTTAGGAATGAGTATAAGGGTCTTTCACATACTTTTGGAGTACTAACTTTCCTTGGATCTCATCTCACTTTCTACCTCGATTTCCTCTGGCTTATCAATTGATTTGATATCTCATGGTATTATGTGTGCAtgtcaagttgcttcagttgtgtccgattctttgtgaccctaaggactgtagcctgccaggctcctctggccaggggattctccaggcaagaatactggagtgggctgccatgccctccgccaggggatcttcccagtccagggagctaaccttcttatgtctcctgcattggtaggtggatactttaccactagtgccacctgggaagccctctcataTTATTATATgtgttcttaaaaatttttttgttattgtggTAAGAATACCTAATATGAAATATACCCTCTTAATGaagttttaagtgtacaacatTATTATTGATTATAGTTattatatgcattctttttttttttaagtatttatttatttggctgcactgggttgtgattgcagcatgtaggatctagttccccaaccagggatcaaacctgggcctcttgcactggaagcatggagtctgggccattggaccaccagggaagtctctatatgTGCATTCTTACAAGCTACCTCAAATCCCTTCTGGAACGAGGTGGGAGgacaagagagaggaaggagagaggacgGGGTAGGTATTACTGAGACAGAGCAGAGGGCATCCCGCTAACTCACCTAGCTCTTCTGCATGTCTCTTCCCCTTCCTGGCTGTGTGCCCGTTCATCTTAACCTGATTTCCTCTGGACAGATGTGCCAGGTGGGGGCAGCATTTCCTGCTTCCCCCTCTGCTGACTGCTGAAGGCCCTCCTGGCTGCTCTCAGCTAaaaccccaccctcaccccttctCCCGACCACTGCTTCTCCCCTGCCTGGATCCAGGCTGGGGAGGAGTCACGCTGATGGAGCCAGGGTCAGGGTGGGACGgcctggctcctctctcctcccataGCACCTCGCTGCCTGGGATCAGGTCGTTCTGAGTTTTCTAAACAGTCCCGACTCCAAATGTTCTACCCCTTCAAATCAGTACTTTTCAGACTTCAGTGTGTATCAGGATCACTGGAGAGACTTGTGAAAAATGCAGATTGCCAGGCGTCACCAACCTATGAGGACAAGGTGAGGTTGACTGCACCGCCAGGGATGCATAAGGGAGGTCTGTATACCATAGGGAGAAACACCACCACGTGGCACTGGAGAGTTAGTAATTCCAGCACCTTGGCATCCAAACTAGAGCTTCCAGACTACACGTGGTACCCAGAGATGCCCCATCACACCATACACTGGAACCTCGTGGTGAGGGAGTGGCAAGACCACAAGCAGGGTCCAGAACCAGCCAGGGCCGGGGCAGGTCACCAGCTCCACCACTGACCAGAGTGTGACAATATGACAGGCTGAACGATGCCCCAAAGGTGTCTAGGTTCTAAGCCCTGGAGCCTGTGACTACCTTTGCAGGGAATTcgctggtggtccaatggtaagGACTCAGCACTCCCATGTGgtgcagtgcagcaaaaaaaaccaacagactttgcaggtgtgattcAGTTAAGGATCGTGGGATGGGGAGACGCATAGGCTTAGAGAACgaactttttttttggccatgccatacagtatgtgggatcttagttccccaaccagggatcacacccatgccCCAaattggaagctcggagtcttaacaaatggattgccagggaagcccctagggaATGAACTTAAGGTTCCCAgggggaagggacagtcagggagtttgggatggacatgtacacacctGCTATATTTAAGAAGGATAACCAACaagtagagcacagggaactctgctcagtttttgtgtggcagcctggatggccaGGGAGCCTGGGGGAGAGCAGATTCATGGACATGTGTGgcttgagtccctttgctgttcacctgaaaccatcacagcattgttaaccgACTACACtctaacacaaaacaaaaaggtaaaagaaaacgGAAGAGACTTTGCAGGTATGGCTGAGCTAAGGACCTTGGGATGGGGAGATCAACTTGGGTCATCCATGTGGGCCCCAAATGTCATCACGAGTATCTTtaaaagaggaaggcagagggagacctgagagaaagagagaaaaaagaaactgatgcAAGATGCCACACTGCTGACTTTGAAGacagacaaaggagccaagaaacgCCGCCTTTGGAAGCTGGAAAAGGTGAGAATGGACTTCTCCCCTAAAGCTTCCGGAGGGAGGAAAACACTGattctaactcagtgaaactgatTTTGAACCTTGGACCTCCAGAATCATAAGAGAATTAAGTGTGTATCATttgaagccaccaagtttgtggtcatttgttacagcagccatggGAAATGCACACACCTTGGCTGagttcctctctgagcctcagcttcctcatctgtaaaatgggtcacTAGCGCCTACCTCCCCAGATCGTTGTGGGAAAAGAGGTGCTCAGTGCTGGCACCTGGGGAACAGCGCTGGGCTTACCTGGTAGCAGGGTTCACAGAGGGGCCGCCCATCCTTCTGGTAGAAGCTCTGCCCGGCCAGCTGGCGGCGGCAGACACGGCACGTGAAGCACTGGGCGTGGTACTGCCTCTTCATGGCCTCTACGGCCAGCTCTCGGGGGGACACAGTCTTGTGGCAGAAGGCACAGATGTCTAGGGTAGAGGAAACAGGCTGTGATCTGCCCAGGCTGGGAGAACTGTACCCAGTCACCACCCAGGACCTAGCTAGAGTGCCAGGTCTCTGCTTCAAACCCCTAGAGGCTGTAAGCACAGCCTCAGCTCACAAGGAGGATCATGAGGGACATTAAGAAGGAAGGTGAGTGGCCTTTAaaaggctaaaatcaaggtgcttacctggtggtacagtggttaagactctgtgcttcaaatgctggaggcttgggttcaatccctggtggggaaactaagacctcacatgccacacagtgtggccaaaaaaagaaaaagctaaaattcAGACAGGTAGTGTTAGGACAAATGAGTTGCCATCTGCAAAAATATCAACACAAGACAGACAGCTCCATAGTGACAGCTTACACCCAGCTAATTCCAAACGTAGAAAAGATTCAAATGTGAAAAGGGAAACTGTAAGATCACTGGAAGAAGTCAGAGAAGAATTACTTCCTGGGACTAGAGAAGGCCTTGGTACGTGGTAGGCACTTAATAGCCATTTCGTAAATGAGTAACAGACGGTGCTGGAGAAGCTGTGAGCAGATGGGCACTCTGACACCATTGGTGGGAGTGTAGATGGGGATGACCAAGTACAGCTTGGCAAAAATATCACAGTGCCTcctcttctaggaatttatctcaCGAACTTGCACACGGGCAAGATGACTAGGTGCAAGGCAATTCACTCAGCAAGACCACCTGAGCACCTGTCCACAGGCAACCAGTTAAATGCATGTAGTCAGACCCAGCTAAGGAATACTATGCAGCTgtgaaaaagaacaagaaaactcCTTACGTTCTGATGTCAAATGAGTTCGAagattgaaagaagaaaagaaagcaaagtgcAGAACAGCACAGAGCTTGCTCCTGTTTGTGAGGAAGGATATATATGCATCTGCTTGCATATGCAGAAGACACCTCTGAAAGGATGTCCACCAGATATTAACAGACTGTCTATCTGGAatgtgccttttatttttatttatccttaaaaaaatttGTCTCTGTATTGATTTGGCCATGCAGGGTCTTAGATGCGGCATGCAAAACTCTTTCGAACTCTTAGTTCCAGCttgtgggatcaagttccctgaccagagactgaacctggtctCCCTGCATTgaggaatgcagagtcttagccactagaccaccagagaagctccttgtgctttttattttgaactatGTAAGGGTGTTATGTATTCAAAAACttaaaacagtgaaaaacttCAAGGCATTTTTGCCATCACGGCAAGTTTTAAATGGATTTTAgttataaaggaagaaaagattaaggcagtaaaaataaaattgcctcACAACTATAAGGCCCGTTACTGCACTGTGAGCGGGTCCCTGTTGCCCCAGCTGCCCCCGCAAGTCCATGCTGGCCCCACGAGGGCCCAGTGGGCCACACAGACTCTTTCCGGCCATACCTGTGGAGGCCTCTCTCTCAGGGAAGCCGACAGGCTCTTCGGGAGGGGGCGGCAGCTCCTCCTCTGCGGGCTTGAGATGACTGGGCCGAGGCTGCAGTGGAGGCCCCTCCACCAGGGCCTGTGGGGACAGAGGGGAGAAGAGTCATCCAACAGGGACACCACATAGTTCTGCCCCTCCTCTGGTGGCACCAGGCACGATTAGCCCCCTCTCCtttaatagcttttattttgAGCTGTGCCTGGCCCTTGTTGCTGtttgggctttcctctagttgtagGGAGCGGGGGCTGCGCTCTAGTTGCACTGAGTGGGCCTCTCGTTGTGGTAGCCCCTCctgctgcagagcccaggctccagggccccagtagctgtggctccaggctccagagcacaggctcagtagttgtggtacaaggGCTTAgctgtcctgtggcatgtgggatcctcctgcaccacggatctcccgcattggcaggcagattcttcactgctgagccaccaggagagccacCCCCATGAACCCCCCGGTACAGAGGTATAACTGAGGCCAGCTCTCCCAACTCCTTgctctgggttcccttacccagTCAATGCTACCTCCTTCTGCTTCTAAGGAATCTCCTGGAGTCATGGTTCCCCTCGGCCTGGAGCCCTCCTATGTCTACAATGCCCCTGTCAAGGGGAGAGGGTTAGAGATGGGTTTCCTCTGCAGGATGAAGGATTTAGATGTAGGGGAATGTCCTCCTCAGAGCTGATGGAAGTACTGAAGTAGAAAGGGTATggcatcccttctccaggggtcttgaAAAACACATCCAACTTTTACCAGCCTGATAGAGGTTTTTAGAGGGACTGCCCTCGAGCAGAAGGGACCTAACAACCTCCAGGCTTAAAATCTTGAAAGCCCACTCCCTCCAACCATCCCTCCTTTGACCTGTGGAGCTCCATCAGGTACCAGAGGTCAGCAGTAcctgtggcgggggtgggggagggggcaggtgcaACTGCTCTAAGTCTGAAATGAGTGATGCCCCCATTGCGGAGGGGGGCTCTTCGTCAGGAGGGGACAGGTCCGCTGGAGGAGGCGGAGGCGGAGGTGGGAGGAGGTCCAGGTCTGGAAGTGCATCGTCAACGTCCAGGGGCGGAGGAGGAAGTGAACACCCTGCAACCAGAGGGAGCGGACGGGTTGGCCAGAGTCTCCACAGGTGCACAGAAGAGGTGACACTAACCCAGGAGGCCGGGCAGCATGGCGGCCGAGGGCTCAGGTCCAGCGTCACCCAGACCTCGGTTCCAGCTCTGGTTCCACCACTGACATGCTGGGTGTCCTTAAGCAAGAAaccatctctctgagcctcagtttgctcaacTGGAACATGGGTCTCAATCACTTAGGGTGGTTCATGAGGATTAAGTAAAATGATGTAGGTAAGGGCTTGGCATGTGGCCCAGGCTCAGAAAACAGTGGCTGCCAAAGCCTTTTATAACAAGCCTCCCCCAGTGGGGTGCCAGAGTGCTGGAAACCCCATGAGAAGGGCCTTGTTCAAATGTAAGCAAAACCAGCCCCTAAGACGGTGGTTCTCAAGGTGTCACTCCTGGACTGGCAGCAGTGGCATCACCTGGGACCTTGTTAGAAACACAACTTCTCAGCCTACCACAGAGCTGCAAAATCAGAAGCTCTGGGGCAGCGCCTGGTCATGGGGTGTTTTGGAAGTCCTCCAAGTGACACTGATGCCACTCAAGGTTGGGAACCACCACCTAGGTACATAACAGATTCAGGTAATAACTATCAGGTGTTGAAAGTGTCAAGGGGATGACAGTCAGTAGGGAACTTTCCAGAGGAGCTGCTCATCACCACCCAAACCCATCGATAACCCCCAGCAGACATCAGAGGTCTTTTGACTTGTGTTACATATCAGAAGGGACGGGCGGCATTGATGAAATgtccttacaaaaaaaaaaaaaaccaagggaattccctggagggccAGTGGCTAGGGCTCCgtgattccactgcaggggacacaggttcgatccctgcttggggagctaagatcctgcatgcagcatggtgtggccaaaaaaaaagtgaggggGAACAGAGGGACAAGTTCGATGAGACCACACAGGGACCCAAAAGAACCAGTCAGCATACAGGATATTCTATAGAAATGGACTGTTTCTGCAAGAAATTAAGGGCATGGAGAGATCAGAAGAGGGGACGTGCCTAGAATTAAGAGATTTATATAATGTATAGATCTGTGCTGTCCAGTACAGAAGccaccagccacatgtggctattgagaTGTGCTTAgtactaaaaaaaagaatgtaaattatCTCATTGATAAAagtaatattattttacttttttccacaTGGATGGATACTAGAAAAATTTCAATTACATAAGAGGTTTCCATCTGTGACTTGCATGATATTTTATTGGCCAGCACTGCTATGGATCTCACTTGGGTTCTGATTCAAAGGAttaatcatctcatttaattcccctcattttgcagataaaggAAAGCATGTCAATTATGGATAGACTATTAGATAATCCTAACGCATTCCTGTTGATTTTGTTATATATTGTTTGGACTTGAGGTTATGTAAGAAAACAACCATTCTTACCGTATGTAAGAATGTGGCGCTAAAATGTCTTGATTACTGGCATTTCCTTTAAATActtcacaagagaaaaaaataaagggaacaGATGAAACAAATGTGGCCAAATCTCAGTAACTGCTGAAACCAGATGTGGGATATACAGGGGCTCCTTGTACTGTTTtccttgttgtttgttgtttaattaCTAAATTGGGTCTGACTCTTGCGCTCATGATAGTGTAACCTCCTCCCCTGCAGGCTGTCCTGACAAGGGGCTGCCCAGCTCCCTAGGACTCCTCCTGGAACTCCAGCTGGAGGGGTCCGGAGAGAAAGCACAGCACAGGACTGTGTGCACTGCCACACTCAGGGCGAGTGCTATTAATAGTGGGAGAAAGAGCATGGAGGCACTCTGCCCACCTCCTATCACGGGCGGACGAGGTCGGCCAGGCTCCAGAGAGGTCAGAGCGCCCTAAACACCTAGGGAAAGCAAACAGAAAGGGTTTGAAGCCTGGCTGCCTGAAGACCTGGGCTCTGGTCCCATTTCCTGCATGTTCAGAGGCACCTCTATGGCTTCAGGTTTCCCATCCATTCGACAAAGATAAGCCCTCTCTGTTCTCTCAAGGGCTGTACAGATGGAAAGCTTGTTCTAGACCTCTGAGTCGGCCCCAGAATCACCTAGAGGCTTTTCCAAAAGTCAAAGGATGGGTCCCACCCCAGCACTTCAGATTCAGTAGGTTTGCAGTAAGCTTTGGGAATTGACATTTTTGAAATGACACTGAATTTACACTAGAATCTACATTTCCCAGGTGATGCCGATGCTGCAGGTTCAaaggccacactttgagaactactcATCCGCAAGTCTTACCTGCTGACCAGATACTCTTTCTCTAAGTGTGGTCCCCAGGCCAGAGCATCAGTTACCTGGAAACAAGTAAGGaatgcaaattcttgggcccCACAGCAGACTTGCTGAATCAGGAAGGCCCAGGGTGGGGCTCAGCTGGCTGGGTTGGAACAAGCCCCCAGGAGATGCTGAGGCTGCTAAAGTGTGAGAATCTGTGCTACGTGAGCTGACTGAGTCAAGAACCAGGTCACTGAGAGACAGCAGAGCACTGAGGCCTCTCCCAAATGCCTGAGGTTCTCGACATGTGGCTGTAAAGGGTGGGCAGGTCCCAGCCAGGGCAGGAAttcaagagagggagaggggagactTCTGCCAGGATGAAAGGGTTCAAGAAATGCTGGTGGGTTCCTGAGgggacagggcttcccttgtggctagctagtgaagaattcacctgcaatgcgggagacctgggttcgatctctgagttgggaagatcctctgcagaagggaaaggctacccactccaatattctggcctggagaattccatggactgtatagtttatggggtggcaaaaagtcagacacgactgagtgactttggttCTTTCATTCCTGAGGGGACAAGCATAGGTCAGGTGTCAGATGATGACCTGCTGTAGAGCTGGCTTTAAGCAGAAGGTAGGCCCCCAGAGCCCACCTCTGTGTTTTGTGGTCAGACTTATGACCTCTGCTCACCTAGAACTTACTCCAAGCAGGGCTGAGCCCCGAGATTGCCAAGTTGGCCAGCAACATGGCTAACCAGCCACTGTAAGTCTATCCCCTCACTGAGGAATGTCTGTCAGGTTTTACAAACACACTCCCAGGATCTTCTGCCTATAATTCCAATAAGTCATGAAGACATCCCAGAAGGTCTGGCATTTTGGCATCTAAACTCTATTTCCTGGGCTCCCTCTCTCCTACCCAGAaggaacataatttttttttcattgggtCAATGTCCTGAGGTGTGAATTTTGGTCATCATGGTCCAGGTTCTTCTatacaagacttccctggtgatccagtggttaggactcagggtGTTCACTGCCAGGGCTttgattccatccctggttggggaactaagatgccccGAGCTGCGAGGTATGGCCGCAAAGAAAAACGAGAAGTAGCAGGAGGATGTTCTTGGCATGTGCCGTTAGGAAGGAAAGACTAGTTTAGGAGGCTGCATTATAATGAAGGAAAGACTAGTTTAGGAGGCTGCATTATAATGAAGAAACGTGTTATATGAATATCCATGTACTCttatgtgtgtccatgtgtggtCCCTTCTCCCTCCTGTGTCTGGCTTCCTATAACTGACATTTCCTTTcagtctctggggct of Capricornis sumatraensis isolate serow.1 chromosome 14, serow.2, whole genome shotgun sequence contains these proteins:
- the FBLIM1 gene encoding filamin-binding LIM protein 1, which produces MASKPEKRVASSVFITLVPPRRDEAVVEEVRRAACEAWPGRPWESPAPTKAPGAGSMGKLRSWMPPGRAAAPGPAVPPQLSNGGCSLPPPPLDVDDALPDLDLLPPPPPPPPADLSPPDEEPPSAMGASLISDLEQLHLPPPPPPPQALVEGPPLQPRPSHLKPAEEELPPPPEEPVGFPEREASTDICAFCHKTVSPRELAVEAMKRQYHAQCFTCRVCRRQLAGQSFYQKDGRPLCEPCYQDTLEKCGKCGEVVREHIIRALGQAFHPSCFTCVTCARCIGDESFALDSQNEVYCLDDFYRKFAPVCSICENPIIPRDGKDAFKIECMGRNFHENCYRCEDCRVLLSVEPTDQGCYPLNNRLFCKPCHVKRSAAGCC